Proteins from a genomic interval of Desulfovermiculus halophilus DSM 18834:
- a CDS encoding ATP-binding protein, whose translation QRYEHASTIITSNLDFQEWDRAFENKLLGSATIDRLRHDAYLVYLDGPSYRKPKPNQALKKEVEKSQKSA comes from the coding sequence CCAAAGATATGAACATGCATCCACCATCATTACAAGCAACCTTGATTTCCAGGAATGGGACCGGGCCTTTGAAAACAAGCTTTTGGGATCAGCTACCATCGATAGACTCCGGCATGATGCCTACCTGGTCTATTTGGATGGGCCCAGCTACAGGAAACCAAAGCCAAACCAAGCTCTCAAAAAAGAGGTGGAAAAAAGCCAAAAATCAGCCTAA